The Mytilus galloprovincialis chromosome 3, xbMytGall1.hap1.1, whole genome shotgun sequence genomic interval atggggaaaaacTGCTTTAATAATATGATCAAAAATTACTTATGCAGCAGTTCATTTGTTATGAGGGGTAACAATATTGTAATGATAAAACAAGCTTCTTTTCTATGACCACACATCTTCTGTGACTCTTGACAAATCAATAACATGAGTCCCTTTTTTGCCAAACATGTGACAATTTGGGCAATATTTAATGATTTAACTTTGACTGAGGTACATGTTTATGATCAATTTTTGTCTTTTTGGGCACTCTAACCAGAAgtgttttcctattttttttaaaggaattagCAAATCTTTACCAAGTTTTCAAGAATCTTTGCAGATATTCCTTCAAGTGCACTTTTTCTTCATATCACATATTCTCTTGACTGCATCACAGAGTATGAACACATACATCTATCACCCTGACAATGACCTACTCTTTTTAGatgattttttatgatatttgtaCAATGCAACATAAAAAACAGGACACAGAAATTGTAAGTACAGTCCAATATGCTGAACAATTTGTTTGTGCCTATTTGCTATATAAAAGTATCCACAACTCATAAAACTGCCCATAACATTGTGAAAAGAGTGATTAAACAGGATATGGATATAGATGACAGATTGTTTGCTGAATTTTGATTCCCTCCTCGAGGCTGGTTATTACCTGAAACAGGTCTCggtgttgtttttatattatgatattctgGGCCGAAATCAAAGGGTTTTTCTTTATTTCCTGTTGGATCAGACTTTGTAGGAACTTTGCCGCCGTGTCCgtgtttatttttattccagtgatttttatttttgtgataatcTTCATCGTCTCCCCTGTCTGCTCCATCACCAGACCCACTTCCTTCAATTATGCCACTTCCTGTTTCCCGATTAAATCCACTTCCTGTTTCTAAATCATCGTCACCACTGGAATCACCACTGTGATCAGTCACTGTTTCTGATGGAAGAAAAATAATTAAGATTTTCACAACTGCAGGATATTCAATAAATAATcagcattttgattattttgtttattatcattatcacaaaattatgtaaataataaaatGCCCTTATTTGACAATAATTTTTACGCAATAGCTCATTTCTCTTATAACTGGCTAAAAGAAAATCTTCTTTGTTCACTTTGGTCAACAACTGTCCAAGTTCTTCAGAGGTACTGTACTGTTTGAATGTGAATGTTGTACCCCCTCCCCccctcaaaaaaataaaataaaaaaatagtggATTTCCATGGTATCTATTGTCTTACAATGGTACAGTATTTTTCATTTTGCTTTTCCCACCTATCATTTATTGTTTCGACTTCATATTAACCATGTGTGCAAGAATAATACTGGTTCTGTCTAATATATCAAGGTATTGAGGTTTATAGCTGTTTTATGGACAGATAATTATCAgttaatgtatttttcatttgtttaatcTCTTGGTATCAACACATATAGCagaagaaattgaaaattgaaagacatgaattaaatatttaaaaggggTCACTGAACTTGGTCCTATTCAATAAATCTTTAACATGACGCAAgactaaaatattttatgatttttttaaaaacccaaccccccttttttttgattGACATGGTTCCATGTTGAGTACAATAAAGCAAATGTATAGATTACATGTTATATTTCTATTGGAGCTTGAGGGAATAAAATGTTACTGATACACCCCTCTCCAGATAAAGAAATAGTTGTATTATCTTTATTTCATCATTGCATaagtaataatatttttaaaacctGTATTTTACGTAATGCAATACATTTAAGTATTCCAGTGGTTTTTAAAAGACGGTGTAAAgcttttttcatttgataatgATGGGAAGTGATTGTTCTGAGAAAGTTTTTAACTAAGAACATTCCTGTGGGTTATCAAGAGTGATCTTCTTATCACACTGATGAAAACTTAACCTTGGAAGTTTATATGTACCAATTCAACAATAATTATTAAACTGCTTTTACAGTGTGGCATTTTGACTTCTTGTCTTGTATCAAATTAAACATCATCAAGGTTGTTAACAATTAGGAGCCATCAATAGACAatgagttcgatgcatttccatcaaaaactctggttttagtgaacgtcatttgtgcatTTAGGgacgtcgtcacttccattccaatgttgagcaagtggttggaaaactataattctctattgtacgaattattcggcaaattgaattctcaaaattgtcaATCAGCATTGCtatcattagggaattgtcattaagtacctacagaacaaccattatttctagtttatcctgcacaatgatgatcactaagacgcttgatgaacgtaaatagtgcagggatacccctctatctggtaaatgacgtcataaaggcgcatataattgacgagtttttccTCGGTGacagatgaactcgaaagtggtctattatttAAGACACTGTTTGGATTTGCAAAATGTACAGGTttcttaaatcaatttttttGGTTCTGTTTTCTGTTAACTATCAGGAAATCTTTTTTTAACAGGATAtctataaatgtacaatatattgaTTTACATTTACCTCTGATATATCAAATCCTAAATTCACAGGTTATGTTttatcagacaaaaaaaaatcaaaattcctaTTCTGTGGTTATCAGTTATTACCTGTGTATATATATGTGACATCACCACCTTTGTAGGCTGTTTGTAATTTATCTGTGATAATTTTCAGctgtattttttgttgttctaTGATGTAATTGGCCTCGTTCACGTCCACTGTCACTTCTGgattgtttatttggttaattaCACCATCTTTCTGGACCTCAGCCTCATAcctataaataaagaaacaaataaataacaaagatAATAAATAACTAAGCTGAAAAGTACAAATTGACTGAAATATATGCAGGTAAGAGATGTTATTGATCCCAAAAGATACATAAGGTCAAAAAGATATACAATAATGACTTGTTTCAAGTATTTCAAACATACAATTTTATGAGGACTTAGTGAAATGACTCAATGTTATCAATTGAAAAAGGTTTCCATAGACTAACATTAGTGTGATTTCTCAGATTTCATTTACACTTCACACTAACACTAGTTAAAGGCTTCAGCAAACAAAAATCTGATCAACTTTTTTCTGGGTTTGTAAACAGAAACACATTTGTTTTGCCAATACTTCAGCTATAGTTTGCTTTCTACACTTCTGTCCATAAATAAGTGTGCACAGCAAAACTTCACACTTGAGACTGGAAAGAAGCAGGTAACTAGACTTTCTGTGATAATGATTTACTTCAAAGCACTGCATTAACTAGACATACACTATAAAAATCTGTTCAATCTTAAAGTACATccacaaaatcaatcaaaacagGATTTATATTATACATGGGAAATCTTATAGCCTTCAACTGAGATTAAAACATGTTACAAAGATAGAATTACTATGCATTTTTTAATAAGGGACAATTAAAAAATAAGCCAAGTATATCCAATTCCCACATTTTTTACAAGTTACAGAacttttttctctcattttccATAGGTATTCATATATCTATTACATGTGAAtcatttgtcattattttttcttGTCCAATTAGCAAGTACAAGTTTGATTTTCATGCCTGCATGAGAACAACATTTATGTTTCATTAGCATATGTTTTGTTTCGCATCATAACTATGCATGTGGAAATTTGGTGGTACAAAATTGTAACAAAGTATAACTAGCACCCAACACAACCAGCATCAAGTAGCTGGTCATTATCCACTTAAACCTTGAAATACTGTCAAACAAGACCACAGAAAGGGTTTGAGTCCTGCTCCCTTCATTTAAAAATTCCAAGAATGCAACTTATTTTCATTATGAAAATTCTGCAAGGCCTAAATGTCAGTGACTTTTTCCTCTTTCATAAAAAATGACCTTGAAAAGGTTATTTCAGCAGTTTTTGAATTctaaaaatcaaaacaacaagCCAACTGAATTACAATATCATTACCAACTCAACAACTAGCCCCAAAATTACTTTAAAAGCATCAATCATTGTAATACATGCTCTCATGAAGTAAGTAGTACATCGATTACAAAGTGCCATAAATTAGcatgtcaaatattttaaaagaacaatGAACTTTGGAACTGAGGTAAAGGTAAAATGAAACGACAAAGTTCAGGTTCATATCATGAATTAACtgatacaaaatattttcaatctaCAATGTATCCTTAACAGTCTGATATACAGAGGAATTTTAGTATCACTAAAAATCTTTAAAGAGCATAgtttcatcaaaattttaaaaacttcaggtttgtaaattttacacatttccctttcccaaacttatatatttattaaagttccACGAAAATCAGTTCTGTAAATATCTAACCTTTCAGCAATATTAAACTATCTCTTATTGGTGTGATGACTTTAAATAGATTACAAAACATGTTGCTGTGTACCCTATTTTTTAACCTGGACATATTTGATGCATATTCATGGATTTCAGTCATATGCAAATTGATGAATAATTAAGGTTTCAGAGATTACAAACCTAGCACGATCTTGTCCATTCCAACATTCATCATCATTATCAGGCTGTGCTGCTATCTTGTCATCATTACAAACAGAATATGGAAGCTGTATCCAGAAATCTTTGGCAGCCTTGACCTTGTCCTTAATATCTCTCACTAACCGGTCTAAACTGGTACCTGCAGCTGTTGTTGGTTTGACATTTTTGCCTCCTGGTGGTTTGTACTGTCCAACGAAATGTTGGTCGTATGGGTTTTTCTTTTCAGCAGCATCCCCAGTTTCTGGTACAACTTCACCTGCACCAAAATTGAGTTTACCTCCAAAAGGGTTCTCTTGTGGATCATCAGCCTGGTGGACCGGTGTAATTGGAGGTTGTCCATGATGATCTTGGGTGGGAGTGCCTACAGTGGAGTTATCAGCAGATCTCTTTCCTCTTACCCCAGAAGACTGTGTCCTAGGTTTCCCACATCCTTCAAATATctgaagaaaaaataattaattcatgTACTTAAATCTCAGATAAATAATTCTGTTAAATTCATATTCAGAACAGTCTGTTTCAAGACATATTCAAGATTGGATATCAAACAACTTATTACCATAAATATACAATCAAAATTtgcattatttgattattttttttttcaatattcatgttATAGCATACATGTATGTCAGTCAATTGTTGTACTCTATATTAGAACATTTATAATCCTTAATATGGGGTAAAAAAATAAAGGCCTCAGGTAATCATATAAGCTTAACAGTAACTTTGTCTTTGTCTCATGTTTATTGATTCACTACATGGAGACCATAAAATTCAGACATACTGCTCCACTAATGGATCTACAACCATAACTTATCTCAAGCATAGTAATCTACTGCTGGTAAGAGATATTATGTTTCATGTATAGAAGATACTCTACTGGACCCCTCTCAAACCACTTCTATTCTTCCAAGCTCACTAATCAAAACCTGAGAAATTATTTGTATAGATCTGCTTTAACAATTAAGTTTAAGACAAAGATTTGCATCATAAAGTAAACCTTGTATcattaaatgaaaaaatcaaTGTACATTCTGATACATGATATACAATCTAGACATGGTTCAAGCTACAGATGGGTTAGTTAAGACATTGTTCTAATTATTATGGTTCTTGAAAAAACATGGTTTCGGCTTAAGCAATGAAATAATTGTTTCAGGCGCACAGCTGGGTCCAGTTAGACATGGCTCTTGCTGCTTATAACCCATAGTTTTGAACAGCTTTTAAGTTTATAAgggtttactttaaaaataagttaataaAGGTTATGTATAATATAGGGTTCTAGTGACTTAAAGTTTAGTTTAACATATTTCAAGTTTAAGCTGTCATGGCTGTAGGTTTACTAAGCTTGATTATATTAAGTTTTCCACAAGGTTATggtacaacaaaacaaaatgccaTTTTACAAGGTTACCCTGTGCATTTAAATCTGACGAATTGACTATTTATATACAATTGTACAGCATGTCAATGATCTATATTGGTAAAAGACATGCACCTATTGGTCATGTGGTGAAATCTGTTGAACCAAGGGCTCATTTGGCAAACTTACAAGTCATTTTATCTCCATGATCTAAAAATACTTTTTCGAGGTACATGGATGATAGAACCTGTCAGGTAGACATTTAAATTATGTTCATTTCTCTCTTATCCAGATTGTTCACTAAAATGACACAAAGGCCCAAATTCATTCCTTGAAAGAAAAGCCACTTAAAACAGCAAACAGATAGGATATAACTGATCGAAAGATTAGACTTCATACAAATCTATTGTGTGTAAAAAAGTGATTTCCTTCTTAAAATTGATTTAACAGACCTGCTCAATTTAAGGAATGTCTTAATGTATTTTCACCTTAATCAATCTGGCAATGCATGCATCTGACCTGCTTCATTAGGTTTCTTCAATTTGTTCAGACAAAGTAGAAAATGAAATTTCTATTTAATCCAATAATGGTCCATTATTAACGCTAAATCTGCAGGTAGACTAGTCAGCCTTCATGCATTAATAATCATTATCTAACCTCAGATTCACCCAGTCTTTAGTATCTATTAAATCAAAATTCTTTTGCAtgttacattttttgtacatcaaaGGTAATTAGAGAGCTTAGATAATTTGTGTGGCCAAGTATCCTTTTTAACAAACCGATATTTGTGTCACATTGTCACTTCTTATTGCATTTcattttctattatttacaaaGAATGAAGTCTGGTATAAAGCAATATAAATTTCTGTTATTAAGAATGGCACAATTGAGAATCTGTTCTCTTTGAAATACTAGTcacattacaaaaatatcaatattaaattcTTTAGTGAATAGTATTAATTCAATGGACTATATTTCTTGCTTTTTATGTTCAATCAATGAAGACGTGAACCAGTTATtccatttgaaaattatttggtatTAAAGAAGTATTTGTAAAAATACTTTTCTTCTAAAAAGTTATCCTAAAagcattcatttattttcattttacaaattgttttttatattttgcttaATTTCAGATAATTgtgtttaaaacaattataataatataatagtagCTAGGTAAATGATAATCAACCTCTTCCCCCTCCCATTTATGTTTTGGATGTAAATTCACTGATCCCCTTTTctagatttataaaaaatactTTACTTCACACAAACATATCTACGAATGGCATATATCTCTTTTGACAGAAGTATAATTGAAATCCATTCTTTAGTTTTATGGAAAAATTCATAACCAAAATGGCATGCAACTCAAAACATAACGTTATTTGTGGGGGAACTTCCATATTTGATATAAAGACCAATTATAATTCCTATAGTATAAGTATCTATTTTGAAAAACCCCACACTATAAGTACCTAGAATTGGAAGGAAAAAAATGAACACCTCTTTAAATAAGGTAGACATTTTTATTAGAAAACTGCGAGATTAGTTGGAATTGGGAATAAAAGAATCAATGCACAAATGGTAGCTTtctaaataattttgaataaatcaaaaagacctatttttcttttttctattttgaaactTCACAGGTCATAGACAATTCCCTTTGGTAAACAGAAAAGATGTAGGAATGGTTTAGTAATTAACAAGAAATGAATCAACATGCTTTAAAGTAACATATTTAAGGATTGACAGAAATGTTCTATAACTGTAACTGTCAGAATGGGTTTTCCACACATTGTTTACAATGCTTAGGCTGTGGTAATTAAAACTAGAAGATTGGTTGCATAACCACATGGCTTTAGTGCATGTATCATCATTCAATACGGAGGGTCCCAACCTCAAAAAAAGTTTTACATCTGTGCTAAAAGTCTGCAGGAGATGTACTTTCTGTCTGTTAAATATGAGGCTCCTGGTCTGTGATTAATGAATGTATTTGATGCATGTAATGGCAAAGAATTCCTCTATATTAAATTTCCATTAATTGCCAATAAGAGCTACATTAAGGCAGGTTGTTGAAGCTTCTTCAAGAGCTCCATTTACTAcattaatttgtaatttattaaGATTACAGACTACACATGCATTCTGTAGTAACTTGTACATTAAGATGCATATTTTTGAAATGAATTCCAGATCCCATTTTTTTTCGATAAATCATAAAATAGAAATCCATAAAACAAAGCAGTATCTATTTTATTGGACATAAATTGCCATCTAAGATAATTTTAAGGTGATAAAACCTCATCATTTTCTAAAAAGACATCAAGAAAAGAAGTTTAACTGCCTGCTGTTAAATGTCCTTAGATCAACAAGCTTCTGTTAAGGATGAATAAAACATGAATAGACTATTCAAATGATTATTTCATAAAAGAAGTGAATTATGACTGTTTTTAAGGTCAGGATCAAAGGTAGAAAAAAGAGACCAGATAATTTTTTACAGTGACCCCAATCCCAAGACCTTAATACAAAATCACAATAGATTGCAAGTCACACAAATTTGATGATTAAAGTCTTAGGAACTATTACCTATTACTTCTAAATAAGGAACTTTTATGTGTCCAAAACTTGTTAACTATATTcagtattaaaatgataaattttacaaaacaaaagacTTAAGATAATCTTTATATCTAATAGATGGACCTTAAACCAAAAGAAATAATCTAAACCCATGTCCCCTGCTAATGTTACTTTATGAAACAAAAGCTGACCCCAGTCATATGCTTTGTAATTAAAGTAGGTTTAAACTAATGTCTTTTTATGATCTGGggaaatttgttttcatttaataaatgTAGCACTTTCCTCTAattataaagtaataaaaacCAAACAAGAAAGACACATGTccatatcattttaaaattttcaattaaactCAATCTTTCAATCATTTTGATCTGATGAATTATCTTTTCTAAACATTTAACTTTCTTTCCAATCTTTCTTTACCGACCCACTAGACTAGCTTCCACTGCTTCAATCCAGTCACAACTTGTTTTGTTGTAAGAGACCTTATACTAACCTGATCACGGACTGTGATGCTGTTCTCTTGAAGGATCATGATGGCATCAGAGATTTTCACATCTATCGGATCAACAACAGATTCAATGTTGAAAGGTCCCTCCAATCGTATTGCTAACTGTTTCATAgcctctgaaaaaaaaaatttaatggtTAAGCAAACAAAAATctatttgcattttttaaatcatgtgtctttcataCATCTATATAAAAGTGCAAAAcatcattatctttttttattatttttgtataagCTTCTCTATATAACAATATTGTGCTTTTTTGTTCTGCTATCTGTAAGATTAAAAGACATCATAAAACAAACTTTAACTCTTTTTATAGTTAAATCAATTACTTGTTTTCAGCAAGAGTCACTTTTTAAATAATGTCTATAGATCAAGACCGCAACTAAGTGGCCTTATTCCATCAAGAAATAATGTCAATAGATAAAATTTGATTTCCactttttatatgttattatcTTTCAATTCTGGGCGTTTTAATAGCCTTAAAATATACAGGTCTCTTATCTAGTAGATGTACATTAAaagaattttaaatcaaaattgtgCCTTCCGAAATTTTAGATTACATAACCTATAAGAACTATGCATGTTGACAATTAAATCAAGCCATTGCATATTATTTTCTAGGTTTACGTGTTGTTGAAATTGTTAAGATGCATGTGCACAATTGCACAACACCATTTATATTTAAGTAGCATGGCATGTTTTCTTTGTTAATTCAAAGAATACTTCTGTATTCATGGGCAGAGTCCttcatttttttatcttttcaccTGATGGGAATTCTCATTTTCCGAAAGCCATTTTGATATCACGTAATGAGCCTATACATCTATGTTCCATCAATGTAAAAGACCGCTGCTGAGTTTTATAAAATGTGAGTGATAACTGCAAGAGACACTTCATTACACAATCATGGGAATTAAACTTTAAGCAATTATCTGGAACAATAACTGTTTTGTAGTAACTTTTCACAAGTAATcaacattttcacttttatctgtattttacggtcttttaaattgatttttggtGTTCAATAATAAATCTATTGTATGATCTCTTCATTTCCATATCCCAGGATACTTTTATCTAGtaattaatttgtaaaattacAACTTCTTTCTCAATGGACTGCTCGTTCACCATAAATAGATGCTTTGGGGATTTGCAAAATAAGCATTCATTGCATGTATCTTCAAATGGCCAAAAATCATTAAATCAGAACTTGGCTGGAAAGTTTACTGTTGAAATGGCTACAAGGGTGTACTTAAGATATTATGAGGAGATTTTTGTCTATGTAAAAATCTGATTATGAACCCCATCATACCAAGTTTCAACAAACATCAATGCCACACACAACACAAAAATGAAAAGGATAAGATCAACATGAAATTGTTTCTTTAAGCCCCCTCTCTATCATGGACATGTTTGGCAGTATACTTTATAAGAACATTGCTGATAAGGTTTAAAGGCAAGTAACCTTCTACATCAACTGTAGGTCAATTGGTAAAGGTCATTTTGATGGTGGGACAGATTAAAGCAGCCATTTCATGATAGTATACTTTATCAAACTGATCAGGTTCACCAAACGATAGAAATCTTATAATGTGCCTTCTTCAGTTAACTTTATcctttatttagttttttgaaaCATCCATAAAATACTTCACCTTAAATGACCTTCAGTTAT includes:
- the LOC143069373 gene encoding glypican-6-like, whose amino-acid sequence is MAAKLTVNQGLCWCVLTFFIACANCLNSLPCIEVKRAYTEKGGNENEVPIQAISGDHLEVCPRGDGYTCCTRDMEIKLRELSAKEYDSLVDQSFRYVQSTFVSRTRKFDEFFTELLHNAKKDLHEMFVKTYGLLYRENAEIFTQLFEDLLKYYKGTDKSLTSTLDKFFENLLRRMFQLLNVQHKFDDVYLKCVTSKMDQLKPFGAVPQKLSSQVRRSFIAARTFVQGLAIGRDVILEVAKLRPTPACTKALMRMSYCPQCRGLTQTKPCNNYCLNTMKGCLAYHAELNILWNDYIEAMKQLAIRLEGPFNIESVVDPIDVKISDAIMILQENSITVRDQIFEGCGKPRTQSSGVRGKRSADNSTVGTPTQDHHGQPPITPVHQADDPQENPFGGKLNFGAGEVVPETGDAAEKKNPYDQHFVGQYKPPGGKNVKPTTAAGTSLDRLVRDIKDKVKAAKDFWIQLPYSVCNDDKIAAQPDNDDECWNGQDRARYEAEVQKDGVINQINNPEVTVDVNEANYIIEQQKIQLKIITDKLQTAYKGGDVTYIYTETVTDHSGDSSGDDDLETGSGFNRETGSGIIEGSGSGDGADRGDDEDYHKNKNHWNKNKHGHGGKVPTKSDPTGNKEKPFDFGPEYHNIKTTPRPVSGNNQPRGGNQNSANNLSSISISCLITLFTMLWAVL